The Haloterrigena turkmenica DSM 5511 genome includes the window GGCGACCGGCGGCGTGACCGACCTCGTCGACGACCTCGAGGAACCGATCGTCGCGGTCTGCGGACGCGGGGAGGCCAGCGCCCACGCCGTCGGGCTCCTCCGGGACGCCGGTATCGACGCCAGCAACCTCGCCGGCGGGATGGACGCCTGGGCCGACCTCTCCCTCGCCCGCGAACTCGAGGTCGACGCGCCCGCGACGGTCGTCCAGTACGACCGGCCCTCGAGTGGCTGTCTCGCCTACGCGATCTACAGCGACGGCGAGGCGGCGGTGATCGACCCGCTCCGCGCGTTCGCCGATCGATACGTCGACGATGCTGCAGATCGGGGCGCGGAGTTCCGGTACGCCGTCGACACGCACGTCCACGCCGACCACGTCAGCGGCGTCCGCGCCCTCGCCGAGCGGACCGACGCGGAACCGGTCCTCCCCGCGAGCACTCGGGATCGCGGCCTCGCGTTCGACGCAACGTCCCTCTCCGATGGCGACGAACTCGAGATCGGCTCGGCGACGCTGACCGCGGTGGCGACGCCGGGCCACACGACTGAGTCGCTCTCCTATCGACTCGGCGACGTGCTGTTCACCGGCGACACGCTCTTTCTCGAGGGTGTCGGCCGGCCGGACCTGGAACGCGGCGACGACGGGGCGTCCGAAGCTGCCCGACGACTATACGAGACGCTGAACGAACGACTCGAGGGGATCCCGGACGAGACGACCATCGCACCGGGCCACTACAGCGACGCCGCCGACCCGCGCGAGAACGGGACCTACACCGCCCGTCTCGGCTCGGTGCGCGACCGACTCGCGGCGTTCTCGATGGACGAAGCCGCCTTCGTCGAGTACGCCACGAGCGACCTCCCGCCGCGACCGTCCAACCACGAGCGCATCGTCGCGGCGAACCTCGGTCGGGAGGACGTCGACGAGGAGACGGCGTTCGAACTCGAACTCGGGCCGAACAACTGCGCGGTCGCCGAGTGAGCGTCCCGCTCGTCGGGCGACTGCGCGAGAAGGAACGGGTGTGACCGTCGCGAACGGTCAGTCGTCCGCGGTCGCGCCGGCGTTCGAGCCGTCGGCCTCGAGGTCGCTCTCGATGCTCGGCGGGTACTTGCCGCGGTCGAGTGTGAGATCGGACTGCGGGCGCGCCATGCAGGTGAGCGCGTAGTTCTCGGCCTCTTCCTCGGTCAGTCCGCGGGCCGCGGGCTGGGTGACCTCGCCCTCGACGATCTCCGCCGAGCAGGCCAGACACATCCCCACGCGACACGAGTACTCCTGGGCGATGCCCTCCTCGAGACACCGGCTGAGAATCGTCTCCGTGTCCGAACAGGTTATCGTCTCGCCCGTCCCGACGAATTCGACCGTGTACTCAGTCATAGCATCCGATACGGACGACCTCACTAAAACTCTTTATTCCCCTCCGCGTCGTGATAGGAGCAACGAGACTCGCGCGGCGGAACCCGTCCGGACCGTCGATGCCGTCTCGCGACCGAACGCGGACGGACACCGGGTCGTCGGCTCCCGGGTTTGCCCTCATGATGCCGACAAATAACACATAAAACGTTTTCTCCCCGTGGTGTAGACACTGTTAGTATGAGTACGCAGGAGCAGTCGACGGCCGCCGCGTCCGAGACCTACTCGCCGGACGTGGTCGTCGTCGGTGCGGGGACCGCAGGGTGTTACGCCGCAGCGACCGTCGCACGCGAGGGGTACGACGTCGTCGTCCTCGAGCGCAAGACCGAGGACGAAGCCGGTCACATCGCCTGCGGGGACGCCCTGAAGGGCGCCGACGCCTTCCCCGAGTCGATTCCGAAATCGCAGATCGAATCCGCCTTCACCAACACGGGCGTCGATCACGGCCGCTTCGAGATCCCGCAGGAGGACACCGTCCTCGAGATCCCCATCCCCGGCGAACTGGCGGTCATCGACCGCTGGGAGTACGGTCGCCTGATCATCGAGGGCGCGGCGGACGCGGGCGCCGAGTTCCACTACGATACGGTCGTGAAGAACGTCACGCAGGCCGACGACGGGCAGGTCACCGGCGTGGAAGCGATCCGGAAGGGCGAGCCCCGAACCTACGAGGCCGACGTCGTCATTGACGCCGCGGGCTCGCTGTCGGTCCTGCAGGACCACGTCGACTTCTCGGCGTCGACGTTCGACACGAACGTCAACTACAGCCACTTCTGCTCGGCCTACCGCGAGATCGTCCACGTCGACGAACCCGTCGAGTGGGACGACGCGCTCGTGTTCAAGCCGACCGAGCGCGCCGCGGGCTACCTCTGGTACTTCCCGCGGACCGAGACCGAGATCAACGCCGGACTGGGCTTCCAGATGACCGAGGAGCCGATGAAGCTCGTCGACGACCTCAAACGCGACCTCCAGAACCGCTCCGAGTTCCGGGGCGCCGAGGTCGAGGACAAACTCGGCGCGGCCCTTCCTACCCGCCGACCCTACGATTCGGCCGTTCACCCGGGCTACATGGCCGTCGGCGACGCCGCGGGCCACGTCAACCCCACCACCGGCGGCGGCATCGCCGGCGCGGCCTACGCCGGCAAGTACGCCGCCGAGGCCGCGGTCGAGGGCCTCGAGACCGGCGACGTCAGCGAGAAGGCCCTCTGGGAGTACAACGAGCGCGTGATGGACCACTTCGGCGCGCGCTACGCCGCGCTGGACGTCTACAACATCCTCTCGACGGCCGTCGACGTCGACGACCTGATGGGGCTGCTCGCCGCGATGCCCGGTGAGAAACTCGCAGAGGCGCTATACTCGGGCAGCACGAGCATCGGTCCGAAGCTCGCCGCAGAGAGCCTCTACAAGAGCCGCGACCACTGGGGCACGATCTGGAACCTCTTCCGAACGAAACGGCGGGCCGACGAACTGCTCGAGCTCTACGAGCACTACCCCTCCCATCCCGCCGCCCTCGAGCACTGGCAACAGCGCCGCGACGACGTGATGGAGGCTGTCTACGAGACGACCGGCGCCGAGCCGAAGTACTAGCGCCAAACTTTTGCTCTGCGTGCGGTCGCTTCGCGACCGCACTCGGCAAAATCTTCAAAAGAGCGCGAAGCGCTCTTTTGGACTGGGCGATTCCTTCGGAATCGCTTGCAGTCGGCGCGAAGCGCCGACGACCTCGCGGGATCGAAGATCCCGCTCAGCTTTGATGAAAAGCACTCCTCCCTCCGTTCCGGGACGCTCCGCGTCCCGGCTCACGGCTCGCGCCGTTCGCCATACGCGGCGCTCCGCGCCGCGCTCTCCACATCGGTCGTCGGCCCGCTCGCTCGGCCTCCGGCCTCGCTCGCGGTCGATAACGGCGACAGCCTGCCCTTCCCCGTTGAGCGGAGGCGAAGCCTCCGCGATGCTCGGAAGACGCGGAGCGTCTTCCGTTGAGCCGTGGCCTCCTCGCGATGCTCGGAGGCCACTCCCGGCCGGAGAGCTCGAGCGAACCCACCTAGCTCGTTTGACAAAACGGATTACGTGAGGATGTGAATGGGTTCATGACGTAAATCGGTATTGGCCAAAAACCTACTCTGTTAGGGAAATTCATGATTCACAGCGATCTGATACGTAGTACCGATGGCACAGAATCACACACGCCGACGCGCACTGTCACTGATCGGCTCCACGGGGATCGTCGCGATCGCCGGCTGTACGGGCGGTGGCGGCGACTCGAACGATGAGGAAATGTCCGACGACGATGGGTCGAACGGCGAAGAAATGAACAACGGAACCGAGGACATGAACAACGAGTCCGAGAGCGACGACATGGACGAAGCGATGGGGAACGTCCGCGTCGCCCACCTCTCCCCGGACGCGCCGAACGTCGATGTCTGGGTCGACGGCGATCCCGCCCTCGAGGACGTCCCCTACCGGACCGTCAGCGACTACCTCCCACTCGAGCCCGGGACCTACGCGGTCGAGATCACGGCCGCCGGGGATCCCGACACGGTCGTCTTCGACGACGACCTCGAGGTCGGCGAGGGCGACTACACCGTCGCCGCGGTGGGCGAACTCGCCGAGGAGAACCAGCCGTTCGAGGTGGCCGTCTTCGAGGACGATCTGAGCGATCCCGGCGATCAGGCCCGCATTCGTCTCGTCCACGCCTCGCCGGACGCCCCCGCGGTCGACGTCACCGCCGGCGACGGCGAGACGGTGCTGTTCGAGGGCGCCGCCTTCGGCGACGCGGCCGCCGTCGAGGTCCCCGCGGACATGTACACGCTCGAGGTCCGGCCCGCGACCGACGGCAACGACGGCGACGTCGTCGCGACGTTCGACGTCGAACCCGAAGCCGGAACCGTCTCATCGGCCTTCGCGGTCGGCTACCTCGAGCCCAAATCGGCCCCGGTCGACGAGCCGTTCGACCTCGAGATCGTCGTCGATCACGACGGCGACCACTGATCGGACGGTGTCGGCGCCGAGCCGTCCACCGTCGATCGACACCGTTCGATCCGTTTTATCATCGCCGGAGCTGCCACAAGCGCTCTATCGGGTCGAAGACGGCCCTCTACGCGTTCAGGGTCGTCTGCGTCCGAGCCGCTCGATCGCGCCGGAGACGACGTCGACGCCGTGGGCGATGCTCGCCTCGTCGACGTCGAACGTCGCGCTGTGGTGGCCGCCGGGGTGGTCGGTTCCGATGCCGACGTAACACGCCTCGCCGCCGTTCTCCTGGACGGCCCGCATGAGGTACGTCGCGTCCTCGCTGCCGCCCAGTTCGTCGCGCTCGAGGACGCTCTCGACGCCCGCGGTCTCGTCGGCGACGTCGGCGACGATATCGGCCAGCGCCTGATCGCTCGTCGCGCTCGGCGCTTCGGCACCGACACCGAACGAGACCTCGCACTCGTGCATCTCGGCAGCGTTGCGGACGACGTGGCGCGCCTTGCGGTCCATATACTCCATCAGGTCGGTCGTCTCGCCGCGGACCTCCGCGAGGATGCGAGCCTCGTCCGGGACGATGTTGGCGGCGCTGCCGCCCTCGACGACGCCGGCGTTGATTCGGGTCTTGCCGTCGTTGTGCCGCGGGATCCCGTAGAGATTTTGCACTGCGGTCGCCATCGCCTGGACGGCGTTGCGCCCCTGTTCGGGGTGGCCGCCGGCGTGGGCCGACTCGCCGGCGAACTCGGCCTCGAGGTGGCGCACGGCGAGGAAGCCGTCGATGCCGGCGACGATCTCGCCGGTCGGGTGGTCCAGTCCGATGTGGAGCGCGAACAAGTGATCGACGTCCGCGAGGTGCTCGCTCTTCGCCATCGACTTGCCGCCGCCGACGACCTCCTCGGCGGGCTGGAAGAACACCTTCAGCGTCCCCGAGAAGTCGTCGCTCGCGGCGATCCGCTCTGCGACGCCGATCCCGATGGTCGCGTGGGCGTCGTGGCCGCAGGCGTGCATCGCGCCCTCGTGTTCCGAGCGGAAGCCCTCCGCGGCGGGAGCGTGGTCGGAAGCGTCGCTCTCCTCGCGCGGGAGCCCGTCGATGTCGACGCGCAGGCCGACGGTCGGCCCCTCGCCGCGCTCGAGGACGGCGACGGCGCCAGTATAGCCGCCCGCGAGCGACTCGAGAACTGCTTCGTCGGCGCCGGCCTCGCGGGCCCGCTCGAGCCAGCGGGTCAGTTCCGCCTCGTCGGGGACGGCCATCCGGTGGTCGCTCGCGATGGCGTCCGGGCCGACGTAGAGTTCGTCGAGGTCGTCGCCCAGTCTGGACTCGAGTTCTTCGACGAGCCGTGCAGTGGTGTAGAACTCGCACCAGGCCGGTTCGGGCCGCCGGTGGAGATCCCGGCGCAGCGAGACGAGGTCATTCGTGCTCATACCTGTCCCTCGTCGTGACGGGTCAAAAGTACTGCACCTCTTCGGGCGGTTCGCGGGCGGCGAGCACGTCACGCTCGACCGCTCGGGACGGGCGACACGGTGTCGACCGTTCAATCCCCGCTGGCGTCGGGTCCGGTACCGGCGACCGCACTGGCGAGGTTCGCGAGCGCATCGGCGACGCCCATTAACTGATCGTCGACTCCCTCGAGGTCGTGACGGCGAGCCAGGTACTGCGGGTCGTTGTAGGTCACGTACACCTGCCCGTCGGCCTCCCAGACGAGCAGTTTCTGCGGGAGGTCGATCGCGACCGAGCGACTCGCCCGCATCAGCGGCGTCCCGGCCGCGGGATTGCCGAAGAGGAACAGCGTCGTCGGCGGGAGTTCCATGTCGACCGATTCGGCATTTTCCGCGTGGTCGATTGTCGCGACGAGCAGCAGGTCTCGCTCCTCGAGGGCCGGTTCGACGCGCGCGACGGTCGTCTCGAAGTCGGCGTCGCTCTCGAGGGTTATCAGTCCCGGGTCGTCGAGCGCCGCCTCCGGATCGTCGTCACCGGCCGCGGCCGTCGTCGATGCACCGATACCCAGCGCCGTTCCCGCGCCGAGCGCTTGCAGGAACCGTCGTCGCGCCGTGTCGGATCGATCGTCCGTCATCGTCTCGAGGCACCAGCGACCCGCTGGTAGTTATGCGGGCGTATGCTCGGCTAACGGAACGTTTGGCCGGTGAAACGATCGTAAAGGGGTCGAGAGTGACTCGAGATCGAAACCGCAGTCGCGTCGTGGGCGCGCTCAGTTGCTCTGGCCGGCGCCGCGGATCTGCTCGACCTCGGCCTCGATGTGGACCGAATCGGGGAAGTTTTGCGAGGCGATGTTGCGTGCGAGGTTGTCGTGACCGTGAATCTCGAGTTCGCGGGTGAAGACGGTGTAGCTCCACGAGGAGAATCGTCGTTCGTCGTCGGCGTGGAGCCGGCAGTGCTGGGGAACGGAGTGTTTCTGCGGGGGATGAGAGTGGGGGCCTTTCAGCGCGGCGCCCTTTCGTTCGGCGGTCGATTTGATGTCGTCGACGATGGCGTCGAGCGCGGCGCGATCGCCGCTCTGGAGCGTGAGACGGGTCACGAAGGTCATGGCTAGTCGTCCATTCGTCAACGGCCGGCGCGTAAAAGC containing:
- a CDS encoding MBL fold metallo-hydrolase, encoding MTDGSESAAAADEQASIDPETLADRLRSGDELTVLDVRDRDEFERWHLEGEGVEAVQIPHMKFIQAQATGGVTDLVDDLEEPIVAVCGRGEASAHAVGLLRDAGIDASNLAGGMDAWADLSLARELEVDAPATVVQYDRPSSGCLAYAIYSDGEAAVIDPLRAFADRYVDDAADRGAEFRYAVDTHVHADHVSGVRALAERTDAEPVLPASTRDRGLAFDATSLSDGDELEIGSATLTAVATPGHTTESLSYRLGDVLFTGDTLFLEGVGRPDLERGDDGASEAARRLYETLNERLEGIPDETTIAPGHYSDAADPRENGTYTARLGSVRDRLAAFSMDEAAFVEYATSDLPPRPSNHERIVAANLGREDVDEETAFELELGPNNCAVAE
- a CDS encoding 2Fe-2S iron-sulfur cluster-binding protein translates to MTEYTVEFVGTGETITCSDTETILSRCLEEGIAQEYSCRVGMCLACSAEIVEGEVTQPAARGLTEEEAENYALTCMARPQSDLTLDRGKYPPSIESDLEADGSNAGATADD
- a CDS encoding geranylgeranyl reductase family protein, whose product is MSTQEQSTAAASETYSPDVVVVGAGTAGCYAAATVAREGYDVVVLERKTEDEAGHIACGDALKGADAFPESIPKSQIESAFTNTGVDHGRFEIPQEDTVLEIPIPGELAVIDRWEYGRLIIEGAADAGAEFHYDTVVKNVTQADDGQVTGVEAIRKGEPRTYEADVVIDAAGSLSVLQDHVDFSASTFDTNVNYSHFCSAYREIVHVDEPVEWDDALVFKPTERAAGYLWYFPRTETEINAGLGFQMTEEPMKLVDDLKRDLQNRSEFRGAEVEDKLGAALPTRRPYDSAVHPGYMAVGDAAGHVNPTTGGGIAGAAYAGKYAAEAAVEGLETGDVSEKALWEYNERVMDHFGARYAALDVYNILSTAVDVDDLMGLLAAMPGEKLAEALYSGSTSIGPKLAAESLYKSRDHWGTIWNLFRTKRRADELLELYEHYPSHPAALEHWQQRRDDVMEAVYETTGAEPKY
- a CDS encoding DUF4397 domain-containing protein — encoded protein: MAQNHTRRRALSLIGSTGIVAIAGCTGGGGDSNDEEMSDDDGSNGEEMNNGTEDMNNESESDDMDEAMGNVRVAHLSPDAPNVDVWVDGDPALEDVPYRTVSDYLPLEPGTYAVEITAAGDPDTVVFDDDLEVGEGDYTVAAVGELAEENQPFEVAVFEDDLSDPGDQARIRLVHASPDAPAVDVTAGDGETVLFEGAAFGDAAAVEVPADMYTLEVRPATDGNDGDVVATFDVEPEAGTVSSAFAVGYLEPKSAPVDEPFDLEIVVDHDGDH
- a CDS encoding amidohydrolase; the protein is MSTNDLVSLRRDLHRRPEPAWCEFYTTARLVEELESRLGDDLDELYVGPDAIASDHRMAVPDEAELTRWLERAREAGADEAVLESLAGGYTGAVAVLERGEGPTVGLRVDIDGLPREESDASDHAPAAEGFRSEHEGAMHACGHDAHATIGIGVAERIAASDDFSGTLKVFFQPAEEVVGGGKSMAKSEHLADVDHLFALHIGLDHPTGEIVAGIDGFLAVRHLEAEFAGESAHAGGHPEQGRNAVQAMATAVQNLYGIPRHNDGKTRINAGVVEGGSAANIVPDEARILAEVRGETTDLMEYMDRKARHVVRNAAEMHECEVSFGVGAEAPSATSDQALADIVADVADETAGVESVLERDELGGSEDATYLMRAVQENGGEACYVGIGTDHPGGHHSATFDVDEASIAHGVDVVSGAIERLGRRRP
- a CDS encoding DUF302 domain-containing protein, whose product is MTDDRSDTARRRFLQALGAGTALGIGASTTAAAGDDDPEAALDDPGLITLESDADFETTVARVEPALEERDLLLVATIDHAENAESVDMELPPTTLFLFGNPAAGTPLMRASRSVAIDLPQKLLVWEADGQVYVTYNDPQYLARRHDLEGVDDQLMGVADALANLASAVAGTGPDASGD
- a CDS encoding uS10/mL48 family ribosomal protein; protein product: MTFVTRLTLQSGDRAALDAIVDDIKSTAERKGAALKGPHSHPPQKHSVPQHCRLHADDERRFSSWSYTVFTRELEIHGHDNLARNIASQNFPDSVHIEAEVEQIRGAGQSN